Genomic segment of Nostoc sp. TCL240-02:
ATAGGCATCTGGATTGCTCAGTAACTCAGCAGCAGCTGCAAAAATATTCTCACTCGTAGTGCCTACAAGTTTGGCTGTACCGGCTACAACAGCCTCTGGTCTTTCGGTGGTATCTCTTAAAACTAGTACTGGTTTTCCCAAACTGGGGGCTTCTTCTTGCAAACCACCAGAGTCAGTGAGCAAAAGATGCGATCGCCCAATTGCTCCCACCAGTTCGCCATAATCTAGAGGTTCCGTCAAGAAAATTCGGGGATGATTCCCTAAAAGCTCTTGCAACGGGATTCGCACTGTGGGATTGCGGTGTAATGGAAGCAACAAAGCCGTATCACGGAACTTATCTAAGATTTGTAAAAACCCCTGAGCGATCGCTTGCAGGGGTTCTCCCCAATTCTCCCGTCGATGAACTGTTGCTAACAGAACGCGGTATGAATCCCAGTCTAAGCCTGGTATATTACAAACAGCTTGGGTTGCAGCTACATTCAACAGCGCATCAATTACCGTATTACCCGTCATGTGAATTTCACCCAAAACACCAGAACGGTGCAAATTTTCCACAGCCCAAGGAGTCGGCGCAAAGTGCAACTGAGTAATTTGAGAAATCAACCGCCGATTAGCTTCTTCTGGGTAAGGATTGAAGAGATCATCAGTTCTTAAACCTGCTTCTACATGACCAATAGGGATTTTTTGATAAAAAGCTGCTAAAGCTGCGGCAAAAGCCGTTGTAGTATCTCCCTGCACCACCACTAAATCTGGCTTTTTCTCCTTGAATAACGTTTCTAACCCTTGTAAACTACGGCAGGTAATATCATTTAGAGATTGCTGAACCTGCATAATTTCCAAGTCATAATCTGCCTTGATGTTGAACAGCTGCATAACTTGCTCAACCATTTCCCGATGTTGTCCAGTTAAAATTACTTGCGACTCAAAAGCTAAAGACTTCTGGAAAACCTGAATCACTGGAGCAAGTTTAATCGCTTCGGGACGAGTACCCAAGATAATGCAAACCCGTTTTTGATTAGTCATTAGTCATTAGTCATCTGTCATTTGCCAATGGTTATAGTCAATGGTCTATGACCAATAGTCAATAGTTGACGGTCAATCATTACACAAATCATAAATATAAAAGGAAAAATTATATAAAAAGCATGAAAAAACCCGGCTTAATCGGGTAGACGAACTGTATCAGGACTTACGCAACTGGCACAATGCGATCGCCAATCAATAGTACGTATGTATTAGATTGGTAAAAATGTATTTTATTGGGTAGGACTGACAACAGTGGTGATGGTAGTGCGTTCAATTCAGCATTGGAATAAAACTACCCAAGAAGTTCAATTTTACATCTCTAGTCTCACCAGTGATGCTAACAAGATTGGCAGCGCGATTCGACAGCATTGGGGGATTGAAAACTCTGTTCATTTGCTCCTATTAAATGCTCACAGG
This window contains:
- the wecB gene encoding non-hydrolyzing UDP-N-acetylglucosamine 2-epimerase, whose product is MTNQKRVCIILGTRPEAIKLAPVIQVFQKSLAFESQVILTGQHREMVEQVMQLFNIKADYDLEIMQVQQSLNDITCRSLQGLETLFKEKKPDLVVVQGDTTTAFAAALAAFYQKIPIGHVEAGLRTDDLFNPYPEEANRRLISQITQLHFAPTPWAVENLHRSGVLGEIHMTGNTVIDALLNVAATQAVCNIPGLDWDSYRVLLATVHRRENWGEPLQAIAQGFLQILDKFRDTALLLPLHRNPTVRIPLQELLGNHPRIFLTEPLDYGELVGAIGRSHLLLTDSGGLQEEAPSLGKPVLVLRDTTERPEAVVAGTAKLVGTTSENIFAAAAELLSNPDAYEAMANAINPFGDGHAAERILQIVQNYLGVSSEIST